Proteins encoded in a region of the Kwoniella botswanensis chromosome 2, complete sequence genome:
- a CDS encoding superoxide dismutase [Cu-Zn], producing the protein MVKAIAVLKGDSSVSGVITFTQEKDGAPVTVSGDIKNLSPNAERGFHVHEFGDNSNGCTSAGPHFNPHGKNHGGPDASERHLGDLGNVKTDGSGTAAVSITDKSISLFGPYSIIGRTVVVHEGTDDFGKGGHPDSLKTGNAGGRAACGVM; encoded by the exons ATGGTCAAG GCTATCGCTGTTCTCAAAGGTGACTCTTCCGTCTCTGGTgtcatcaccttcactcaagagaaagatggtgCTCCAGTAACTGTATCCGGTGAC ATCAAAAACCTTTCTCCTAACGCCGAGAGAGGTTTCCACGTCCACGAGTTCGGAGATAACTCCAACGGTTGTACTTCCGCCGGTCCCCACTTCAACCCTCACGGTAAGAACCACGGTGGTCCAGATGCCTCTGAAAGACACCTTGGTGATCTTG GTAACGTCAAGACCGACGGTTCCGGTACTGCCGCTGTCAGCATCACTG AcaaatccatctctctctttggCCCTTACTCCATCATCGGACGAACCGTCGTTGTCCACGAGGGTACCGATGACTTCGGTAAAGGTGGTCACCCAGACTCCCTCAAGACCGGTAACGCCGGTGGTAGAGCCGCTTGTGGTGTCATGTGA